DNA sequence from the Bradyrhizobium diazoefficiens genome:
CGTCGAACGACTGGATGAAGGCGAGCGCCCAGCCGCTGATGACGCCGGGCAGGATCAGCGGCAAGGTCACGCGGCGGAAGAGGGTCCAGCCGCCGGCGCCGAGGGAAACCGCGGCCATCTCGACCGAAAGGTCCATGCCGGTTGCGGCGGCGAGCGTCAGCCGCAACGCGAACGGGAACACGATGATGACATGCGCGATGATCAGCGCGGCAAAGCTCCCACCCAACCCGGCCGAGGTGAAGAAGCGCAGGAAGGCGATGCCGAGCACGACATGCGGGATCATCAACGGCGACAGGAACAGCGCCGCCAGCGCATCGCGGCCGCGGAAGCGATAGCGCGCGATGGCCAGCGCCGCAGGCACCGCGAACAGCAACGCCACGATCGAGGACAGCGCGCCGAGCCCGAGACTGATCCAGAACGCGTGGATGAACTCAGGGTAATTCGCGATCGCCCTGAACCAGCGTAGCGAAAAACCGTGGGTCGGCAGCGACAGGAAGCCCTCGGGCGTGAAGGCGACGAGGCAGACCACCAGGATCGGCGCCACCATGCCGATGACGAAGATCGTGTGGAAGATCAGCGCGAACGGGCCGTTCCGTCTCATCGGAACACCTCCGCATAGCGGCGCTCGATCAGCGCATTGCTGCCGACGACGATGAGGACCAATGCGACCAGCAGCAGCGTGGCGACCGCGGCGCCCAGCGGCCAATTCAGCGTGTTGAGGAACTCGTCATAGGCGAGCGTCGCCGCGACCTTGAGCCTGCGGCCACCAATGATCGCCGGCGTCGCAAACGCGCTGGCCGAGAGCGAGAACACGATGATCGCGCCCGACAGCACGCCCGGCATGATCTGCGGCATGGTGATGCGGCGGATGATGGTGATCGGCCCCGCACCAAGCGACATCGCGGCATTCTCGATCTGCGGATCGAGCCTCTGCAGCGCCGCCCACACCGACAGCACCATAAACGGCATCATCACATGCGCGAGCGCAACCACCATGCCCGTTTCGGTGAACATGAAGGGAATGGGGTAGCGGATCGCCCCGAGCGACATCAGCAGCTTGTTGACGAGCCCGTTATTGCCGCCGAACAGCAGCGCCCAGCCGAGCGTGCGCGCCACCACGGAGATCAGCAGCGGCCCGAGAATGACGAGCAGGAAAATGCTCTTCCAGCGGCCGCTCATGCGGTTGAGGATGTAGGCTTCGGGCGCACCGAGCAGGGCGGTCAGCAACGTGGTCAGGATCGCGATGCGAAACGTCCGCCAGAACATCTCGGCGTAATAGGGATCGGTCGCGATCTCCTTCCAGTTTTTGAGGATGAAGACCGGCTCGATGCCCTTGTACTGGCCCCAATCGTGGAACGAGAGCATCACGGTCATTGCCAGCGGAATCAGCAGCACGCCGACGAACAGCATCAGGGCCGGCGCCGTCAGCGCCCATGGCGCACGCGCGTTGCGCTCCTCGGCGGCCGCGCTCATGCGACGGTCCTCGCGCGCACGCTCATGTCTTCCGGCCGCCAGGTCAGGCGAACCGCCTCGCCTTCGGACGGCTGCGCCGTTCCGTCATTCTGGCGGATCACGATCGCCGGGCCGCATTCGCTGTCGCACTGGAACAGCCAGTGATTGCCCTGGAAGATGCGCGTGACAATTTTGGCGCTGAGCCCGGTATCGCCGAAGCCTATCCTTTCGGGACGAATGCTGACGGTGAGGGGGCCACTGAGCCCAGCCGGCGCCGGCGCGCTCCAGGAGCCCGCCACCAGTCGCGCGGATGCGCCGGTGCGATCGATCGTCCCGGCAAAATCGTTGGTCTTGCCGAGGAACTGCGAGACGAAGGCCGAGGCGGGCCGCTCATACGTCTCCTGCGGCGTGCCGATCTGTTCGATGCGGCCCTGGCTCATCACCACGATACGGTCTGACAGTGACATCGCCTCGTTCTGGTCGTGGGTAACCAGGATCGTGGTGGTACCGATGGTGCGCTGAATCTGGCGCAGCTCGATCTGCATCTCCTCGCGTAGCTTCGCGTCGAGATTGGACAGCGGCTCGTCCAGCAGCAGCACGCTCGGCTTGATCACCAGCGCACGCGCCAGCGCCACGCGCTGCTGCTGGCCACCCGACATGCGGCGGGGATGGCGGTCCTCGTAGCCGGCAAGGCCGACCATCGCGAGGGTAGCGCGAACGCGCTTGGCTCGTTCAGCGCGCGGCACATTGCGCATCTCGAGACCGAACGCGACGTTCTCCGCCGCCGTCATATGCGGAAACAGCGCATAGCTCTGAAACACGATGCCGAGCCCCCGCCTGGCCGGATGGATCGCGGTCAGATCCTTGTCCTCCAGGCGGATCGCGCCGCGCGTGGGATCGAGGAAGCCCGCGATCATCTGCAACGTCGTGGTCTTGCCGCAGCCGGAGGGACCAAGGAAGGAGATGAACTCCCCCTTGCCCACCGCGAGACTGAAGTCATCGACGACAGTCATCGCGCCGAACTGCTTGGCGATCCGATCGAGCTCGAGATAGGCCATGAAGCTGTCTCCGCGGCAACGATCAGATCAGCGCTCGACCTCGCGGTTCCAGCGCTTGGTCCACTCCTCGCGCTTCTCGTTGATGACGGTCCAGTCCGGGTTATAGAGCTTTGCCGCGCGCTCGCCGATCGGCGCCATCTTGCCAAGCTCCGGCGGCACCTTCAGCGATTTCAGCACCGGGCCGTAGCCATAGTCCTTGAGCATCACGAGCTGGATTTTCGGATCGAGCAGCATCTTGACGAAGCTCGACGCCAGCGGCGAGGCGTTCGGCTTCGAGATCGGACACGCCGTCGTCAGCAGCGTTGCCGCGCCTTCCTTGGGATAGACGAAATCGACGGGGAAGCCGGTGTTGGCAAAGCTCTGCACGCGGCCGGTGCCCCACACCGCGATCACGGCCTGGCCGGACTGGAACAGCTCGGTCATCTTGCCGGGCGACGGCTCATAAGCGAGCACATTCGGATTGATCTCTTCCTTGAAGATCTTGAAGCCAGGCTCGACATTGGTCTCGCCGCCGCCGTTCATCTTCGACAGCATCACCAGCGCTTCGAGACCATAGGTGTTGTTGATCGGCGGGATCACGAGCTGCTTGGCGTATTTCGTGTCCTTCAAATCGTTCCACGAGGTCGGCGGCGCCCAGCCTTTCTCCTTGAACACCTTGGTGTTGTACATCAAGCCGGTGGCGACGATGCCGATCGCGACCGCACGATCATCCTTGAAGTGCGCTGCGTCGTAGAGATCGGCCGGAAGTCCCTCGAGCTTGCCGCAGAAGCCGAGCTGGATCGCCTGGTACATCGGGCCGTCGTCGACGATGGCGACGTCAATCTGCTGGTTGCCCTTCTGCGCCTGAAGCTTGGCCAGCGTGTCGGTGGAGTTGCCGGCGACGTACTCGACCTTGACGCCGTTCTCCTTCTCGAAGATCGGGATCACCTCGTCGCGGATCGTCTTCTCGAACGAGCCGCCGTAGCCGGCGACATAGAGCGTCTTTTGCTGGGCCGAGGCAGGGGCGGCAATGAGCGCCGCGATGCTGACCGCGGTCAGGAGGCTGAGAGTCTTCATGTGGTCCGATCTCCATACCGGGATGAGGTGACGTGCCGACGAGTCTCGCTAGCCAAAGCGCCTTTCGCATTTCCCTCCGCGCCGATCCGTCTCGAGGCAGGGCTCCGGCCCCTGCTCAGCGGATTCTGGTGCGATTTGGAAGGATTTGAACCCCCTCCAATCTGCCGAAAAAGCGGGCCGTCTCCAGCTTTGATGAAAAAGATCGCAAACCCCGGCTTCCATCGTCCAATGAATAATGGCATGCTCTACATGCTTAAATGTTATGAATGGTAGCGTAGATGGTGCGGATCAATTCCCGGCAGGTCGAGGCCTTCCGCGCGACGATGCTGACCGGCAGCGTTACCGAGGCGGCGGCGCTGATGACGGTCACGCAGCCGGCGGTGAGCCGGTTACTGCGCGACCTCCAGGCGCTACTGAAGATGGAGCTGTTCGAGCGGCGCGGCACTGGCCTTGTGCCGACTGCAGCTGCGATGGCGCTCTATACCGAAGTGGAGCGCTCCTTCGTCGGCCTCGAACGCATCACCGCCGCAGCCGAGGAAATCCGCGGCCGCCGCACCGGTTCGCTGCGGATCGCGGCTCTGCCGGCGCTGTCGAACGGCTATCTGCCGCGGCTGACCGGTCACTTTCTGAAGGAACGGCCGAACCTCAATCTCGCGTTCTTCGGCGTGATCTCGCCGATCGTGGTCGACTGGGTGCTGAACAACCAGTGCGACGTCGGCTTTGCCGAGGTGCCAATCGCGCATTCCGGCCTGCCGAGCCAAAAGCTGCCGGCGCCCGCGCGCGTCGCGGTACTGCCGACAGGGCATCGCCTCGCGGAAAAGGAAGTTCTGGAGCCACGCGACTTCGAGGGCGAGACGTTCATCTCGCTGTCGGCGGGATCGTCGAGTCGCCACCTCGTCGACCAGGTCTTTCATCGCCACGATGTCCGCCGCGTGCTGCGAGTGGAGACCGCGCTGTCGGAAATCATGTGCGGCCTGGTGTCGTCAGGGCTTGGCGTCGCAATCTGCGACCCGTTCACTGCGCAAGAATTCTCCACCCGCGGCGTCGTCGTGCGCCGCTTCCTGCCGCGCATCGACTTCGAGTTCTCGGCCGTGTTTCCCGCACAGCGTAGCCCCTCGCCGGTGGCGCTCGACCTGGTCGAGACAATGCGCAAGGCGCTCGCGGAGTTCGACGATCAGCCGACGCCCGGATGATCGAATGCTTGCGCGGACAAGGCTGATCTCTTACCTGAGGCCCCATGGCGCGCATCACCATCATCGAGACCGGACAGGTTCCGCAAAAATACCGCGAACGGCACGGTTCGTTTCCGGACATGTTCGCGCGCATGATCCGGGCCGAGGATCCGTCGGCGAAGATTGAGGTTGTCAGCATTCCGAATGCCGACGCACTTCCCGATCCGGGCAAGCTCGAAGCGGTGCTGATCACCGGTGCTGCCGCCGGCGTTTATGACGGGCTCGACTGGATCGCGCCGCTGGAAGATTTCGTGCGCACCGCCTACGCCAACAAGACCCCGATGGTCGGCGTCTGCTTCGGCCATCAGCTGATCGCGCAGGCACTCGGCGGCACCGTGCGCAAATCGGAAAACGGTTGGGGCATTGGCCGGCACGTCTACCACGTGCTGCCGGACAACGGCGTCATCGACGGCGAAGCGGTGGCCATCGCCGCCTCACACCAGGACCAGGTGATCGAGCCGCCAAACGGCGCGCTGACGATCCTCTCGTCCCACTTCACCCCGCATGCCGGCCTGCTCTATGCCAACGGCAGCACGCTAACCGTACAGCCGCATCCGGAGTTCGACGTGGCGTTCGCGCAAGTGTGCTGCGATCTGCGCGACGGCAAGGCGCCGGACGATGTCGTGGCGACGGCGAGGGCATCGCTGGCGCAGCCGATGGACACTGCGAAACTCGGTGGCGCGATTACGAGATTTCTGGCGCGTAAATCCATCTCCTCATCCTGAGGAGCGCCCTCTCGCGCGCGTCTCGAAGGATAGAGGCCGCGACGCAGCAGCGGGCCTGCATGGTTCGAGACGGCGCTGTGCGCCTCCTCACCATGAGGAGTGAGAGTTAATCAGAACGGATCCGTCCCCAACCCCGGCACGTCCGCCGGCCGCGGCCCGGGCGCGGTCCAGTAAAACCGACGATCCCTGTCAGCAATCGCGATGTCGTTGATCGATGCCTCTCTGCGCCGCATCAGGCCGTGCTCGTCGAACTCCCACTGCTCGTTACCATAGGAGCGATACCACTGGCCGCCGGCATCGTGCCATTCGTACTGGAAGCGCACCGCGATGCGATTTTCGTCGAACGTCCAGAGGTCCTTGATCAGGCGGTAATCGTGCTCCTTTTCCCATTTGCGGGTGAGAAACGCGACGATCGCGTCGCGGCCCTGAAACACCTCCGAGCGATTGCGCCAACGGCTATCCTCGGTATAGGCGAGCGAGACGCGCACCGGATCGCGCGAATTCCAGGCGTCCTCGGCCATGCGGGCCTTCTGCGCGGCAGTCTCTCGGGTAAAAGGCGGAAGCGGCGGGCGCGACATGATGGCCTCATCGGTTGGCGGGAGCGGCAATCTACGCCTGTGTGCGGCTCAGTCGAGTGGTCTTCCCCTATCGGGCGATCACGAAATCAGATCGGCTTTCATCAGCGCGCGGATTGATTTCGGAATCGGTTGCGCCCGGCCGCCGCTGATGAAGGCGACGCGCACCTCGGCTTTCACCAGCACGTCATCACCGCGCCGCACCTCCTGCGCCAGCATGATGGAGGCGCCTTTCACAGCGACGGGCCATGTCACGATGTCGAGCACATCGTCCATCCGCGCGGGCTTGAGGAAATC
Encoded proteins:
- a CDS encoding ABC transporter ATP-binding protein, giving the protein MAYLELDRIAKQFGAMTVVDDFSLAVGKGEFISFLGPSGCGKTTTLQMIAGFLDPTRGAIRLEDKDLTAIHPARRGLGIVFQSYALFPHMTAAENVAFGLEMRNVPRAERAKRVRATLAMVGLAGYEDRHPRRMSGGQQQRVALARALVIKPSVLLLDEPLSNLDAKLREEMQIELRQIQRTIGTTTILVTHDQNEAMSLSDRIVVMSQGRIEQIGTPQETYERPASAFVSQFLGKTNDFAGTIDRTGASARLVAGSWSAPAPAGLSGPLTVSIRPERIGFGDTGLSAKIVTRIFQGNHWLFQCDSECGPAIVIRQNDGTAQPSEGEAVRLTWRPEDMSVRARTVA
- a CDS encoding nuclear transport factor 2 family protein, which translates into the protein MSRPPLPPFTRETAAQKARMAEDAWNSRDPVRVSLAYTEDSRWRNRSEVFQGRDAIVAFLTRKWEKEHDYRLIKDLWTFDENRIAVRFQYEWHDAGGQWYRSYGNEQWEFDEHGLMRRREASINDIAIADRDRRFYWTAPGPRPADVPGLGTDPF
- a CDS encoding ABC transporter substrate-binding protein: MKTLSLLTAVSIAALIAAPASAQQKTLYVAGYGGSFEKTIRDEVIPIFEKENGVKVEYVAGNSTDTLAKLQAQKGNQQIDVAIVDDGPMYQAIQLGFCGKLEGLPADLYDAAHFKDDRAVAIGIVATGLMYNTKVFKEKGWAPPTSWNDLKDTKYAKQLVIPPINNTYGLEALVMLSKMNGGGETNVEPGFKIFKEEINPNVLAYEPSPGKMTELFQSGQAVIAVWGTGRVQSFANTGFPVDFVYPKEGAATLLTTACPISKPNASPLASSFVKMLLDPKIQLVMLKDYGYGPVLKSLKVPPELGKMAPIGERAAKLYNPDWTVINEKREEWTKRWNREVER
- a CDS encoding type 1 glutamine amidotransferase, with the translated sequence MARITIIETGQVPQKYRERHGSFPDMFARMIRAEDPSAKIEVVSIPNADALPDPGKLEAVLITGAAAGVYDGLDWIAPLEDFVRTAYANKTPMVGVCFGHQLIAQALGGTVRKSENGWGIGRHVYHVLPDNGVIDGEAVAIAASHQDQVIEPPNGALTILSSHFTPHAGLLYANGSTLTVQPHPEFDVAFAQVCCDLRDGKAPDDVVATARASLAQPMDTAKLGGAITRFLARKSISSS
- a CDS encoding ABC transporter permease, whose translation is MRRNGPFALIFHTIFVIGMVAPILVVCLVAFTPEGFLSLPTHGFSLRWFRAIANYPEFIHAFWISLGLGALSSIVALLFAVPAALAIARYRFRGRDALAALFLSPLMIPHVVLGIAFLRFFTSAGLGGSFAALIIAHVIIVFPFALRLTLAAATGMDLSVEMAAVSLGAGGWTLFRRVTLPLILPGVISGWALAFIQSFDDLTMTVFLAAPGTETLPVRMFLYIQDNIDPLVTSVSACVIAVTMTALILLDRFYGLERVLAGKGDPGR
- a CDS encoding ABC transporter permease, which translates into the protein MSAAAEERNARAPWALTAPALMLFVGVLLIPLAMTVMLSFHDWGQYKGIEPVFILKNWKEIATDPYYAEMFWRTFRIAILTTLLTALLGAPEAYILNRMSGRWKSIFLLVILGPLLISVVARTLGWALLFGGNNGLVNKLLMSLGAIRYPIPFMFTETGMVVALAHVMMPFMVLSVWAALQRLDPQIENAAMSLGAGPITIIRRITMPQIMPGVLSGAIIVFSLSASAFATPAIIGGRRLKVAATLAYDEFLNTLNWPLGAAVATLLLVALVLIVVGSNALIERRYAEVFR
- a CDS encoding LysR substrate-binding domain-containing protein, with amino-acid sequence MVRINSRQVEAFRATMLTGSVTEAAALMTVTQPAVSRLLRDLQALLKMELFERRGTGLVPTAAAMALYTEVERSFVGLERITAAAEEIRGRRTGSLRIAALPALSNGYLPRLTGHFLKERPNLNLAFFGVISPIVVDWVLNNQCDVGFAEVPIAHSGLPSQKLPAPARVAVLPTGHRLAEKEVLEPRDFEGETFISLSAGSSSRHLVDQVFHRHDVRRVLRVETALSEIMCGLVSSGLGVAICDPFTAQEFSTRGVVVRRFLPRIDFEFSAVFPAQRSPSPVALDLVETMRKALAEFDDQPTPG
- a CDS encoding YbgC/FadM family acyl-CoA thioesterase, yielding MGFCCDIVKSVFSGIVYHANYLRYMERGRTNHLRLMGAEQQALFDRVETEGVGFAFVVRSMHLDFLKPARMDDVLDIVTWPVAVKGASIMLAQEVRRGDDVLVKAEVRVAFISGGRAQPIPKSIRALMKADLIS